A genomic window from Salvelinus namaycush isolate Seneca chromosome 5, SaNama_1.0, whole genome shotgun sequence includes:
- the LOC120047218 gene encoding NF-kappa-B inhibitor delta-like: MHWQKSPKEKPCYTLPTVKKLLEQKRKRETSSTATASTGVPTATVLSQQVSTPEKSTSTGVASSYSDMAVGYERWGPMDEHQALSAIHEGPFSPMGNNYFSSPSSSMDYSQTPAYSTQMASSYNTQQIQDYPDTRMPQHYTECPVTEAVSSLLPSGPLQTAVFSWSSGALGPTEPVQQVFSGQMDVIKLEEARMFLRGMDYSRTTWQDDDGDTILHIYTAKGLREYAFAAAERLAELGRLDSKEHKGKTALLVAVTANHPEIVQDLLSLGADINACDVKGQTALHLAATYGFPRVMQVILSIGPEVNLEARNFEGLTPLHCAAISHSGTMKTLSSLSSTGLGDASLHALAEEKLSWLQMLLNTGASLTSQEIKSNKTVLHLAVKEGNIQLVRHLLKTPLDNMRDFVNMKAHGHTALHMAAGLHGSPHQEEMLRLLLGRGADPSIRNLENDQPAHLLQSGPHGEQLKLILKKRSASSRRRVMSLQDQE, encoded by the exons ATGCACTGGCAGAAAT CACCGAAGGAGAAGCCGTGTTACACTCTTCCCACAGTGAAGAAACTCCTGGagcagaagaggaagagagagacctcCTCGACGGCAACAGCCAGTACCGGTGTCCCCACTGCCACTGTCCTCTCCCAACAGGTGTCAACACCAGAGAAGTCTACCTCAACAG GTGTAGCCAGCAGCTACTCAGACATGGCAGTGGGGTATGAGAGATGGGGTCCTATGGATGAGCACCAAGCCCTCTCGGCCATACATGAAGGTCCATTCTCCCCTATGGGGAACAATTACTTCTCCAGCCCATCCTCCTCAATGGACTACAGCCAAACTCCGGCCTACAGCACTCAGATGGCCTCCAGCTACAACACACAGCAGATTCAGGACTACCCAGACACCAGGATGCCTCAGCATTAT ACGGAGTGTCCAGTGACCGAGGCTGTGTCTAGTTTGCTTCCTTCAGGGCCCCTGCAGACCGCTGTCTTCTCCTGGTCATCGGGGGCCCTGGGCCCCACAGAGCCTGTCCAGCAGGTGTTTAGTGGCCAGATGGATGTCATTAAGCTGGAGGAAGCCAGGATGTTCCTCAGAGGGATGGACTACAGCAGAACCACCTGGCAGGATGACGACGGAGAcac GATTCTGCATATCTACACAGCCAAGGGCCTGAGGGAGTATGCATTCGCTGCAGCAGAGAGGCTTGCTGAGCTGGGAAGGCTAGACTCCAAGGAACACAAGGGGAAG ACTGCTTTGCTGGTGGCGGTGACTGCTAACCATCCGGAAATCGTCCAGGATCTGTTGTCTTTAGGAGCGGATATAAATGCCTGTGATGTCAAAGGTCAAACAGCACTTCATCTTGCTGCCACCTATGGCTTCCCCAGGGTTATGCAG GTTATTCTCTCCATTGGGCCTGAAGTGAACCTGGAGGCTCGCAATTTTGAAG GTCTGACTCCTCTGCACTGTGCAGCCATCTCCCacagtggcaccatgaagactctctcctccctctcctccaccggGCTGGGTGATGCCAGCCTCCATGCCCTGGCAGAGGAGAAGCTCTCCTGGCTGCAGATGCTACTCAACACCGgagcctccctgaccagccag GAAATCAAAAGTAACAAGACTGTTCTTCACCTGGCTGTGAAGGAGGGGAACATCCAGCTGGTTCGCCATCTGCTGAAGACCCCCCTAGACAACATGAGGGACTTTGTCAACATGAAG GCCCATGGTCATACTGCGCTGCACATGGCTGCTGGTCTCCATGGCAGCCCACACCAAGAGGAGATGCTGAGGCTGCTGCTGGGCCGAGGGGCCGACCCCAGCATCCGCAACCTGGAGAACGACCAGCCTGCACACCTGCTGCAGAGTGGACCCCACGGGGAACAG CTCAAGCTCATCCTGAAGAAGCGAAGTGCTTCCTCTCGTCGACGTGTAATGTCCTTACAGGACCAAGAGTGA